One window from the genome of Anopheles coluzzii chromosome X, AcolN3, whole genome shotgun sequence encodes:
- the LOC120951951 gene encoding phosphatidylinositol-3-phosphatase SAC1: MVKMDARIFDDMNFYITPDRLYIEPSESEQFVIIERPDGAVSLHTVDSKERLPIHGYELRKICGVLGMVRLISGLHLVVVTHRIFVGLINNEPVWQMAGSDLIPLTPTLTHLSESQKEQNETYLAMMRQVLDTPFFYFSYGYDLTNTMQRIGSNPKVGDNVGLYGQSDKRFVWNVGLLENFPLLVRYVLPIIHGFVSINDVTVNGHALSWILISRRSVQHAGTRLFCRGINQNGEVANYVETEQILVTGQDRVSFVQTRGSIPLFWHQTPNLQYKPRPQLLIGRDHLVACSRHFDDQCKLYGAQCLINLIDHKGAEEVLEKAYDATVSGVGNTQLHYVSFDFHKECKKMRYDRLSLLMNRITHEQDKFGFYHTNHVGQVYSVQKGVFRTNCIDCLDRTNVVQSLIAKRSLEQALERLGIFKFGEKHIDPNSQFEAVFKAVWADNADLISLQYSGTGALKTDFTRTGKRTFKGLLRDGLNSLTRYVKNNFSDGFRQDSIELFLGMYRVRNGEGLEFPSPLSVSDPTVDWRKRMIMATVLFEIAMFFVIMLYPTEFSFKTGVLLLGWGVMVLFTHRFFVKHRSDFVDRPKLLSKK; the protein is encoded by the exons AGTTCGTCATCATCGAACGGCCAGATGGAGCAGTTTCGCTGCACA CCGTGGACAGCAAGGAGCGGTTACCGATCCATGGTTACGAGCTGCGGAAAATCTGCGGAGTGCTCGGCATGGTGCGGCTAATCAGCGGGCTGCATCTGGTCGTGGTAACGCATCGCATTTTCGTCGGCCTTATCAACAACGAGCCGGTGTGGCAGATGGCTGGTTCCGATCTGATACCGCTCACGCCGACGCTGACGCACCTGAGCGAGAGCCAGAAGGAACAGAACGAGACCTATCTGGCCATGATGCGGCAGGTGCTGGACACACCCTTCTTCTACTTTTCGTACGGCTACGACCTTACCAACACGATGCAGCGCATCGGGAGCAATCCGAAGGTCGGGGACAATGTTGGCCTTTACGGGCAGAGCGACAAGCGCTTCGTGTGGAACGTTGGGCTGCTGGAGAACTTTCCACTGCTGGTGCGCTACGTTCTACCCATCATACATGGCT TTGTTTCCATCAACGATGTAACGGTGAACGGGCATGCTCTCAGCTGGATACTGATCTCACGCCGCTCGGTACAGCACGCCGGCACCCGGCTGTTCTGCCGCGGCATTAACCAGAATGGCGAGGTGGCCAACTACGTCGAGACGGAGCAGATCCTCGTCACCGGACAGGATCGGGTGTCGTTCGTGCAGACGCGCGGCAGCATTCCCCTGTTTTGGCACCAGACGCCGAACTTGCAGTACAAACCGCGGCCACAGTTGCTGATCGGGCGGGACCATCTGGTCGCCTGCTCGCGCCACTTCGACGACCAGTGCAAGCTGTACGGTGCGCAGTGCCTAATCAACCTGATCGACCACAAGGGCGCGGAAGAGGTGCTGGAGAAAGCGTACGATGCGACCGTGTCCGGGGTCGGCAACACGCAGCTGCACTACGTCTCGTTCGACTTCCACAAGGAGTGCAAAAAGATGCGGTACGACCGGCTGAGCCTGCTGATGAACCGCATCACCCACGAGCAGGACAAGTTCGGCTTTTATCACACCAACCACGTCGGCCAGGTGTACTCCGTCCAGAAGGGTGTGTTCCGCACCAACTGCATCGACTGTCTGGACCGGACGAACGTTGTGCAGAGCCTGATTGCGAAGCGCAGCCTCGAGCAGGCGCTGGAACGGCTCGGCATTTTCAAGTTCGGCGAGAAGCACATCGATCCCAACTCCCAGTTCGAGGCGGTCTTCAAAGCG GTGTGGGCAGATAACGCAGACCTCATCTCACTGCAGTACTCTGGCACCGGTGCGCTGAAGACGGACTTCACGCGCACCGGCAAGCGCACGTTCAAAGGGCTGCTGCGCGACGGGCTTAACTCGCTTACGCGCTACGTTAAGAACAACTTTAGCGACGGCTTCCGGCAGGACAGCATCGAGCTGTTCCTGGGCATGTACCGCGTACGGAACGGGGAAGGTTTGGAGTTTCCCTCGCCGCTCAGTGTCTCCGATCCCACGGTCGACTGGCGCAAGCGAATG ATTATGGCCACGGTGCTGTTTGAAATAGCGATGTTCTTTGTCATCATGCTATACCCGACCGAGTTTAGCTTTAAAACGGGTGTCCTGCTGCTCGGCTGGGGCGTGATGGTACTGTTTACCCATCGGTTCTTCGTCAAGCATCGCAGCGATTTCGTCGACCGGCCGAAGCTGCTGTCAAAAAAGTAG